In Carya illinoinensis cultivar Pawnee chromosome 7, C.illinoinensisPawnee_v1, whole genome shotgun sequence, the following are encoded in one genomic region:
- the LOC122315892 gene encoding BRISC and BRCA1-A complex member 2 isoform X2, with protein MASDGLPPLIASQLNYLLSHHALDVKVEQMWSGNKYYPGVLDRFTIAIPFCLDVIKWDVIYNAESPMSAPDIIFGPEDESFHPFSAKSPKNCNLLDDWNSRDPTRLMALIQELRNQYVDYQRKRVGDVDDARLNFEISTIVFREGIEMALSSGAEKPDEVKFAVPITDMKIDRMVPGCPWRGPPKMYLQVMYPVGKKHVTAPLAPRLKLVSNSELKAFFSIEDVKLPPWSDGMCMAEYLPHLEESLEKQILEAVSLIDVRRRFIEALVPQFGWPLEADPVHFMISTQFPKQQPALMLQSCQHLSSQGVPVKSSLMTDYPWSPRWETSQMAERICEFLADEALNFKRHCNESQLQH; from the exons ATGGCTTCCGATGGTCTTCCTCCTTTGATCGCTTCTCAGCTCAATTACCTTCTCAGTCACCATGCCCTCGACGTTAAG GTTGAGCAGATGTGGTCCGGTAACAAATACTACCCTGGAGTCCTTGACCGGTTCACGATAGCCATCCCTTTCTGCCTTGACGTTATAAAAT GGGATGTCATATACAACGCGGAGTCACCAATGTCCGCGCCGGATATTATATTTGGACCCGAAGATGAGAGCTTTCATCCATTTAGCGCAAAGTCACCCAAGAATTGTAATTTACTTGATGATTGGAATAGCAGAGACCCTACTCGTTTAATGGCTCTAATTCAAGAACTCAG gaATCAATACGTGGACTACCAGAGAAAGCGTGTTGGGGATGTCGATGATGCTAGGTTGAACTTCGAAATTAGCACTATTGTGTTTAGGGAG GGAATTGAAATGGCTTTGAGTTCAGGTGCTGAGAAG CCAGATGAGGTCAAATTTGCAGTACCTATAACAGACATGAAGATTGATAGGATGGTGCCTGGTTGCCCTTGGAGAGGTCCACCAAAGATGTACTTGCAG GTTATGTACCCTGTTGGGAAAAAACACGTCACTGCTCCTTTGGCGCCTCGTCTAAAATTGGTATCTAACTCTGAATTGAAGGCTTTCTTTTCCATTGAAGATGTCAAGCTTCCACCATGGTCAGATGGAAT GTGCATGGCTGAGTATCTTCCCCATCTGGAAGAATCTCTTGAGAAACAG atCTTGGAGGCAGTTTCACTAATTGATGTTAGAAGGCGCTTTATTGAGGCATTAGTCCCTCAGTTTGGATGGCCATTAGAAGCTGATCCG GTGCACTTTATGATTTCAACTCAGTTTCCAAAGCAGCAACCAGCTTTGATGCTTCAAAGTTGTCag cATTTGAGCTCCCAAGGTGTACCAGTCAAGTCATCTCTTATGACTGATTATCCATGGAGTCCGAGATGGGAAACATCACAAATGGCTGAGCGGATATG TGAGTTTTTGGCGGACGAGGCTTTGAACTTCAAGAGGCACTGCAACGAGTCTCAACTTCAACACTAG
- the LOC122315892 gene encoding BRISC and BRCA1-A complex member 2 isoform X1, giving the protein MASDGLPPLIASQLNYLLSHHALDVKVEQMWSGNKYYPGVLDRFTIAIPFCLDVIKWDVIYNAESPMSAPDIIFGPEDESFHPFSAKSPKNCNLLDDWNSRDPTRLMALIQELRNQYVDYQRKRVGDVDDARLNFEISTIVFREGIEMALSSGAEKPDEVKFAVPITDMKIDRMVPGCPWRGPPKMYLQVMYPVGKKHVTAPLAPRLKLVSNSELKAFFSIEDVKLPPWSDGMCMAEYLPHLEESLEKQILEAVSLIDVRRRFIEALVPQFGWPLEADPVFCRKATFLAGSGVFTFLVHFMISTQFPKQQPALMLQSCQHLSSQGVPVKSSLMTDYPWSPRWETSQMAERICEFLADEALNFKRHCNESQLQH; this is encoded by the exons ATGGCTTCCGATGGTCTTCCTCCTTTGATCGCTTCTCAGCTCAATTACCTTCTCAGTCACCATGCCCTCGACGTTAAG GTTGAGCAGATGTGGTCCGGTAACAAATACTACCCTGGAGTCCTTGACCGGTTCACGATAGCCATCCCTTTCTGCCTTGACGTTATAAAAT GGGATGTCATATACAACGCGGAGTCACCAATGTCCGCGCCGGATATTATATTTGGACCCGAAGATGAGAGCTTTCATCCATTTAGCGCAAAGTCACCCAAGAATTGTAATTTACTTGATGATTGGAATAGCAGAGACCCTACTCGTTTAATGGCTCTAATTCAAGAACTCAG gaATCAATACGTGGACTACCAGAGAAAGCGTGTTGGGGATGTCGATGATGCTAGGTTGAACTTCGAAATTAGCACTATTGTGTTTAGGGAG GGAATTGAAATGGCTTTGAGTTCAGGTGCTGAGAAG CCAGATGAGGTCAAATTTGCAGTACCTATAACAGACATGAAGATTGATAGGATGGTGCCTGGTTGCCCTTGGAGAGGTCCACCAAAGATGTACTTGCAG GTTATGTACCCTGTTGGGAAAAAACACGTCACTGCTCCTTTGGCGCCTCGTCTAAAATTGGTATCTAACTCTGAATTGAAGGCTTTCTTTTCCATTGAAGATGTCAAGCTTCCACCATGGTCAGATGGAAT GTGCATGGCTGAGTATCTTCCCCATCTGGAAGAATCTCTTGAGAAACAG atCTTGGAGGCAGTTTCACTAATTGATGTTAGAAGGCGCTTTATTGAGGCATTAGTCCCTCAGTTTGGATGGCCATTAGAAGCTGATCCG GTTTTTTGCCGAAAGGCAACATTTCTAGCTGGCTCTGGGGTGTTCACATTCctg GTGCACTTTATGATTTCAACTCAGTTTCCAAAGCAGCAACCAGCTTTGATGCTTCAAAGTTGTCag cATTTGAGCTCCCAAGGTGTACCAGTCAAGTCATCTCTTATGACTGATTATCCATGGAGTCCGAGATGGGAAACATCACAAATGGCTGAGCGGATATG TGAGTTTTTGGCGGACGAGGCTTTGAACTTCAAGAGGCACTGCAACGAGTCTCAACTTCAACACTAG